The Pedosphaera parvula Ellin514 genome segment CGACGCATTGGCTAAATGGCTTCCACCTAACGGATTCACCTGCAAGGTTCACCACTTGGAAGCCAAGGTCGGTGGCTCCCACAAAATGTCGTTCACAAATTTTACCACCGGACACGGCCACTCCTTTGGCGGAACATATCTTGAACTGGTACCGCACGAACGCATTCGCTACTCGGACAAATTCGACGACGCGAACTTGCCAGGGGAAATGCAGGTGACAATCACCCTCAAAAAGGTATCCGTCGGGACTGAGCTGAACA includes the following:
- a CDS encoding SRPBCC family protein, with the protein product MGTNTIRLHRVLRATPERIYRAFLDADALAKWLPPNGFTCKVHHLEAKVGGSHKMSFTNFTTGHGHSFGGTYLELVPHERIRYSDKFDDANLPGEMQVTITLKKVSVGTELNIVQDGVPDVIPPEACYLGWQESLILLAKLVEAEIPD